A stretch of Bacteroidota bacterium DNA encodes these proteins:
- a CDS encoding T9SS type A sorting domain-containing protein, with product MDQVYFREPHRLNVNSLRTSNGDQDTKAVSTEKGTITKGHSTVKLVPNPASTQLTVFVDSHENHTVTEVAVFDLFGKKVLSLNGNFENPATIQLDLSDLPSGVYYCMLIDGNRVVGREKLLISK from the coding sequence ATGGATCAGGTATATTTTAGGGAACCGCACAGGCTGAATGTTAACAGTTTAAGAACGAGCAATGGAGACCAGGATACAAAAGCAGTAAGTACTGAAAAAGGTACAATAACTAAAGGACATAGCACTGTAAAATTAGTGCCAAATCCTGCAAGTACACAGCTAACTGTTTTTGTTGATTCACACGAAAACCATACCGTGACTGAAGTTGCGGTGTTTGACCTGTTTGGTAAAAAAGTTTTATCTTTAAACGGAAATTTTGAAAATCCGGCAACCATTCAATTGGATCTTTCCGATTTGCCTTCCGGAGTTTATTATTGCATGTTAATTGATGGAAACAGAGTAGTTGGAAGAGAAAAACTGTTAATTTCAAAATAA